From Xiphophorus hellerii strain 12219 chromosome 6, Xiphophorus_hellerii-4.1, whole genome shotgun sequence, the proteins below share one genomic window:
- the and2 gene encoding LOW QUALITY PROTEIN: actinodin2 (The sequence of the model RefSeq protein was modified relative to this genomic sequence to represent the inferred CDS: deleted 2 bases in 2 codons) translates to MFPCLSDSYGGAESFRVQTSLEKQPLPPERRAGSRGDPRRPNPLHLCRKHRKQKMARPSLILTGLLLAIVLPEFLGAVPVGQDKQEEAAAVSDNVKAEAMTNLKKLVRNRRNVPVVAVPQFKRMPDFWGWYKYFMDTHNQEGVEDLDRLYLAYLQNKHRSEEGPTFNHYLKHLSEIYRTCADSDDPECIAEFTSKPKAAVVMPAPFKAAPIRTCDPYLDPYCLYPLSSKTPELAPAKVPAPILAPVLSMKSPNGYYHYGPVLEPFLSHEQQSELLRICQPEDVECLQYHLRAAFGYRPVLGPAPSYSALNCDPKDPYCKPPLVQKAPSGFYHLMYSSCDPSVDPLCVSKAAPAPLAAGEAPTEQHCNPLFDVGCNPLSATRLASLTKPVLEYAPKHALPVAPLTCDPRTNPYCILAAAAALRRPPPQLPEHQVRYQLGVRGKTKEGYDCYVHYDKDCSPVKSGSEAPDEPVCHPYDPNCAKFAPPGGIEPQSLERTGIILPDPDCDPEYDYNCRLRRAEPAASADEPITDEENGAKEAVVHQYAIPRFEDFLRGVQSKHK, encoded by the exons ATGTTTCCCTGCTTGTCCGACTCATACGGGGGAGCAGAGAGCTTTAGGGTTCAGACTAGCTTGGAGAAGCAACCCCTCCCTCCAGAGAGACGCGCTGGATCTCGAGGTGATCCTAGGAGGCCAAATCCACTGCACCTTTGCAG GAagcacagaaaacagaaaatggcaCGACCATCACTCATCCTCACAGGACTCCTGTTAGCAATTGTCTTACCAG agtTTCTGGGGGCCGTTCCAGTGGGGCAGGACAAGCAGGAGGAAG cagctgcagtatCTGATAATGTGAAAGCAGAGGCCATGACCAACTTGAAAAAGCTGGTTCGCAACAGAAGGAATGTCCCCGTCGTGGCTGTGCCCCAGTTCAAACGTATGCCTGACTTCTGGGGATGGTACAAATACTTTATGGACACCCACAACCAGGAGGGG GTGGAGGACCTGGATCGTCTGTATCTGGcctatttgcaaaacaaacatagGTCCGAGGAGGGGCCCACCTTCAACCACTACCTCAAACACCTCAGTGAAATATACAGAACCTGTGCTGATTCCGAtgacccagaatgcattgctgaGTTTACCAGCAAGCCCAAAGCTGCAGTGGTCATGCCTGCCCCTTTCAAGGCTGCTCCCATCAGGACGTGCGACCCCTACCTTGACCCCTACTGCCTCTACCCCCTTTCATCCAAAACTCCCGAACTGGCTCCAGCTAAGGTACCAGCTCCCATCCTCGCCCCTGTGCTGTCCATGAAGAGCCCCAATGGTTACTACCATTATGGTCCAGTCTTGGAGCCTTTCCTGAGCCATGAGCAGCAGTCTGAGCTGCTCAGGATTTGCCAACCTGAAGATGTAGAATGCCTGCAGTAT CACCTGAGAGCAGCGTTTGGGTACCGCCCTGTGCTGGGTCCGGCTCCATCCTATTCTGCCCTCAATTGCGACCCCAAGGACCCTTACTGCAAGCCCCCTTTAGTGCAAAAGGCCCCCAGTGGCTTCTACCACCTGATGTACTCTAGCTGTGACCCATCAGTGGATCCTCTTTGTGTCAGTAAAGCTGCTCCTGCTCCCCTTGCAGCTGGGGAGGCACCCACAGAGCAGCACTGCAACCCTCTCTTTGATGTGGGCTGCAACCCTCTGAGCGCCACAAGGCTTGCAAGCCTCACCAAACCCGTCCTGGAGTACGCCCCCAAACATGCACTTCCTGTGGCTCCTCTGACTTGTGACCCACGAACCAACCCGTACTGCATACTGGCAGCTGCTGCCGCCCTGCGCAGGCCCCCTCCGCAGCTCCCCGAGCACCAG GTCCGCTACCAGCTTGGAGTCCGTGGCAAGACCAAGGAAGGCTACGACTGCTATGTGCACTATGACAAGGACTGCAGCCCAGTCAAGTCTGGCTCTGAGGCTCCTGATGAACCCGTCTGCCACCCTTACGATCCTAATTGTGCAAAGTTTGCTCCACCTGGCGGCATTGAG CCCCAAAGCCTGGAAAGGACAGGCATTATTCTTCCAGATCCTGACTGCGACCCCGAGTATGACTACAACTGCAGATTGCGCCGAGCCGAACCCGCCGCCTCTGCCGATGAGCCAATAACTGATGAAGAAAATGGTGCAAAGGAAGCCGTTGTCCACCAATATGCCATCCCACGCTTTGAGGACTTCCTTCGGGGTGTCCAGAGCAAGCACAAGTAA